The Polynucleobacter necessarius genome window below encodes:
- the ahcY gene encoding adenosylhomocysteinase, with amino-acid sequence MHTVSDLNNFVATRCAIADITLADFGRKEIAIAETEMPGLIAIRDEFAAQQPLRGARITGSLHMTIQTAVLIETLEALGAEVQWASCNIFSTQDHAAAAIAANGTPVFAIKGETLEQYWDFTHRIFEWADGGYTNMILDDGGDATLLLHLGARAEQDQACLNHPTSEEETILFAAIKNKLTQDLTWYSTRLEKVKGVTEETTTGVHRLYQMFAKGELKVPAINVNDSVTKSKFDNLYGCRESLVDAIKRATDVMVAGKVAVVCGYGDVGKGSAQALRALSAQVWVTEVDPICALQAAMEGFRVVTMDYAADKADIFVSATGNYHVITHDHMVRMKNQAIVCNIGHFDNEIDVAGIEKYKWEEIKPQVDHVIFPAANGQPEKRIIILAKGRLVNLGCGTGHPSYVMSSSFANQVIAQIELWNAVGTKKYPIGVYTLPKHLDEKVARLQLKTLNAQLTELSDQQAAYIGVTKEGPYKADHYRY; translated from the coding sequence ATGCATACCGTATCTGATTTAAATAACTTCGTAGCAACTCGTTGCGCGATTGCGGATATTACTTTGGCCGACTTTGGTCGCAAAGAAATTGCGATTGCTGAAACTGAGATGCCTGGCTTAATTGCCATTCGCGATGAATTTGCTGCGCAACAGCCATTGCGTGGTGCGCGTATTACTGGTTCGTTACACATGACCATTCAGACTGCAGTACTGATTGAGACGCTTGAAGCACTCGGTGCTGAAGTGCAATGGGCTTCTTGCAATATTTTCTCAACACAAGATCATGCCGCTGCAGCCATTGCTGCGAACGGTACACCAGTATTTGCGATCAAGGGCGAAACCCTCGAGCAATATTGGGATTTTACTCACCGCATTTTTGAGTGGGCCGATGGTGGCTACACCAACATGATTTTGGATGACGGTGGCGATGCTACTTTGTTATTGCACCTCGGCGCACGTGCTGAGCAAGATCAAGCCTGCTTAAACCATCCAACAAGCGAAGAAGAAACTATTTTGTTTGCTGCAATCAAGAACAAATTGACGCAAGATCTAACTTGGTATTCAACACGATTGGAAAAAGTAAAAGGTGTTACAGAAGAGACGACTACTGGCGTGCATCGTTTGTATCAGATGTTTGCTAAGGGTGAATTGAAGGTCCCTGCAATTAACGTAAATGATTCTGTGACCAAAAGTAAATTCGATAACCTTTATGGTTGCCGCGAGTCGTTGGTAGATGCCATTAAGCGCGCTACCGATGTGATGGTGGCTGGCAAGGTTGCTGTAGTGTGTGGTTACGGCGACGTAGGCAAGGGTTCAGCCCAAGCATTGCGTGCCCTGTCGGCTCAGGTATGGGTTACTGAAGTGGATCCAATCTGTGCATTGCAGGCAGCAATGGAAGGTTTCCGTGTGGTGACAATGGATTATGCTGCTGATAAAGCAGATATCTTCGTTTCCGCAACTGGTAACTACCACGTGATCACACATGACCATATGGTAAGGATGAAGAATCAGGCGATTGTATGTAACATCGGCCACTTTGATAATGAAATTGATGTTGCTGGTATTGAAAAATATAAATGGGAAGAGATTAAGCCCCAAGTTGACCATGTCATTTTCCCGGCTGCTAATGGCCAACCTGAAAAGCGCATCATCATTTTGGCTAAGGGCCGCTTAGTAAATTTGGGCTGCGGTACTGGCCACCCCTCTTATGTTATGAGCTCTTCATTTGCTAATCAGGTGATTGCACAGATTGAATTGTGGAATGCTGTTGGAACCAAGAAATATCCAATCGGTGTTTACACATTGCCTAAGCATTTGGATGAGAAAGTTGCGCGCTTGCAGCTCAAGACTCTCAACGCGCAGTTAACTGAATTGTCTGATCAGCAAGCCGCCTACATTGGTGTAACGAAGGAAGGCCCTTATAAAGCCGACCACTATCGCTATTAA
- the metK gene encoding methionine adenosyltransferase has translation MANDYFFTSESVSEGHPDKVADQISDSILDAILAQEPTARVAAETLCNTGLVVLAGEITTNVNVDYIQVARNTLREIGYDNTDYGIDYKGCAVLVAYDKQSPDIAQGVNKAHDDGLDQGAGDQGLMFGYACDETAELMPLPIHLSHRLVERQSQLRRDGRLNWLRPDAKSQVTLRYVDGKPDSIDTVVLSTQHDEDISLEKLREAVIEEMIKPVLPKHLIKGAINFLVNPTGRFVIGGPQGDCGVTGRKIIVDTYGGAAPHGGGAFSGKDPSKVDRSAAYAGRYVAKNVVAAGLASKCLIQISYAIGVAKPTSVMVSTFGTGKISDEKIAQLVSEHFDLRPKGIVKMLNLLRPIYRKTAAYGHFGREEPEFSWEQADKAAALRAAAGL, from the coding sequence ATGGCAAATGATTACTTCTTTACCTCAGAATCTGTCTCTGAAGGTCATCCCGATAAAGTAGCGGACCAAATCTCTGATTCAATCTTGGACGCCATTTTGGCTCAAGAGCCTACTGCGCGTGTTGCAGCAGAAACTTTATGTAATACCGGCTTAGTGGTTCTCGCTGGTGAAATTACAACTAACGTTAATGTTGATTACATTCAGGTAGCGCGTAATACCCTGCGTGAAATAGGTTACGACAATACAGATTACGGCATTGATTACAAAGGTTGTGCGGTGTTGGTCGCTTATGACAAGCAAAGTCCTGATATTGCTCAAGGCGTGAATAAAGCTCATGATGATGGCTTAGATCAAGGTGCTGGTGATCAAGGCTTAATGTTTGGTTATGCTTGTGATGAGACAGCAGAGCTCATGCCTTTGCCAATTCACTTGTCCCATCGCTTGGTTGAACGTCAATCTCAATTGCGCCGTGATGGTCGTTTGAATTGGTTACGCCCAGATGCAAAGTCTCAAGTCACCTTGCGCTATGTAGATGGTAAGCCTGACTCAATTGATACTGTGGTTTTATCTACGCAGCATGATGAAGATATCTCTCTTGAGAAATTGCGTGAAGCTGTTATCGAAGAGATGATCAAACCGGTATTACCAAAGCATCTGATTAAAGGCGCAATTAATTTCTTGGTAAACCCAACAGGACGTTTTGTAATTGGCGGTCCACAAGGCGATTGTGGTGTAACTGGTCGCAAAATTATTGTGGATACCTATGGCGGTGCAGCCCCTCACGGTGGCGGTGCATTCTCTGGTAAAGACCCTTCTAAGGTTGACCGCTCTGCTGCGTACGCTGGTCGCTATGTTGCAAAGAATGTAGTTGCTGCCGGCTTAGCAAGCAAGTGCTTGATTCAGATCTCTTATGCAATTGGAGTTGCTAAGCCAACTTCAGTGATGGTGAGCACATTCGGTACTGGCAAAATTTCTGATGAGAAGATCGCGCAATTGGTCTCTGAGCACTTTGACTTACGTCCAAAAGGCATTGTGAAGATGTTGAACCTCTTACGCCCTATTTATCGTAAAACTGCTGCTTATGGCCACTTCGGACGTGAAGAGCCAGAATTTTCTTGGGAGCAAGCAGACAAAGCGGCTGCCTTACGGGCTGCAGCAGGTCTGTGA
- a CDS encoding lysophospholipid acyltransferase family protein, with product MLFSDSLWIWRNPQKALKLVEVQNWNLVEAAIGEGHGLVMLTPHLGGFESIPRVLAQYVPATILYRPSRQTWLNEVVEEGRAYPNMHFAPTNLHGVRQMTGALTRGEAIGILPDQASSGGESVWVPFFGRSAYTTPLPAGLANRNNTPVIMFTAKRKSLSRNWLMQAARLKPFSEEASIAARELNIAIENAVLIAPEQCIWSYNRYKHPAGAELPPSH from the coding sequence ATGTTGTTCTCAGATAGTCTATGGATTTGGCGAAACCCTCAAAAAGCACTAAAATTAGTCGAAGTCCAAAATTGGAATTTAGTAGAAGCTGCTATTGGCGAAGGCCACGGATTAGTCATGCTCACTCCGCATCTTGGCGGCTTTGAAAGCATTCCCCGCGTTTTGGCTCAATACGTTCCAGCCACCATTCTTTATCGACCTTCACGCCAAACGTGGCTCAATGAGGTAGTAGAAGAAGGTCGCGCTTATCCCAATATGCATTTTGCTCCAACCAACCTCCATGGTGTTCGTCAAATGACTGGGGCGCTTACTCGAGGAGAGGCGATAGGTATTCTTCCAGATCAGGCGTCAAGTGGTGGCGAGAGCGTATGGGTACCATTTTTTGGTCGTTCCGCTTATACAACACCCCTTCCAGCCGGACTTGCTAATCGCAACAATACCCCGGTAATCATGTTTACCGCTAAACGTAAGTCACTTAGTCGGAACTGGTTAATGCAAGCAGCTCGGCTAAAACCTTTTTCTGAAGAGGCCAGTATTGCCGCTAGAGAACTTAATATAGCGATTGAAAATGCAGTTCTGATTGCGCCTGAGCAATGCATTTGGTCATACAACCGCTATAAACATCCTGCTGGCGCAGAATTGCCTCCAAGTCACTAG
- the dapF gene encoding diaminopimelate epimerase — MHGAGNDFIVFNGIDQDLSDISKAQWLALAHRQFGIGADQILLVENATRPDTDFRYRIFNADGGEVEQCGNGSRCFVRFVLEKGLSNKNSLRVEVAHTILTLKAHDDGQVEVDMGAPIFEHKLIPFHASGLASVQEFRETLYALPLTHPARHDSLVGVLSMGNPHAVQAVGDVDSAPVLEEGPEIESFAAFPNRVNVGYMQVISCNEIKLRVFERGAGETLACGTGACAAVVSGVRRGLLDSPVRVHTRGGDLKIAWDGIIDDVAQPVIMTGPAVTLFEGEISI; from the coding sequence ATGCATGGTGCTGGCAATGATTTCATTGTTTTTAATGGCATTGATCAAGATCTCAGTGACATTTCTAAAGCACAATGGCTAGCATTAGCGCATCGTCAATTTGGAATTGGAGCCGATCAAATTCTTCTAGTTGAAAATGCAACGCGTCCAGATACCGATTTTCGGTATCGCATATTTAATGCTGATGGCGGTGAGGTTGAGCAGTGCGGCAATGGCTCCCGCTGTTTTGTTCGTTTCGTGCTGGAAAAAGGACTGTCCAATAAAAATTCCTTACGCGTAGAAGTTGCGCATACTATCCTCACCCTCAAAGCCCATGACGATGGCCAAGTTGAAGTCGATATGGGTGCACCTATTTTTGAACATAAACTCATTCCATTTCATGCAAGTGGCTTAGCAAGTGTTCAAGAGTTTCGGGAAACGCTTTATGCGCTACCACTAACTCATCCCGCTAGGCACGATAGCTTGGTTGGAGTGCTTTCAATGGGCAATCCACATGCAGTTCAAGCAGTGGGTGACGTTGATAGCGCCCCTGTCCTTGAAGAAGGTCCTGAGATTGAAAGTTTTGCAGCCTTCCCAAACAGGGTGAATGTGGGCTATATGCAAGTGATTAGTTGTAATGAAATCAAATTGCGTGTATTCGAACGTGGCGCCGGAGAAACTCTAGCTTGCGGCACTGGTGCTTGTGCAGCTGTTGTCTCAGGAGTCCGCAGAGGGTTACTTGATTCGCCCGTGAGAGTCCACACACGCGGTGGTGACCTGAAGATTGCTTGGGACGGAATCATAGACGATGTTGCTCAACCCGTCATCATGACCGGCCCTGCAGTAACCCTCTTTGAGGGTGAAATCAGTATTTAA
- the pyrE gene encoding orotate phosphoribosyltransferase, whose translation MSSNNSNQDNFIRFALEAKVLSFGEFKTKAGRLSPYFFNAGEFNDGARLSALGRYYAKALQASGIEFDMLYGPAYKGITLAAATAIALADNGGNVPYAYNRKTAKDHGEGGVLVGAPVKGRVVIVDDVISAGTSVRVSVDLIRNAGAEPAAVLIALDRMERSGNAVEIGDKSAVQAVEQEFGLPVIAIANLASLMSFLTSSSDLQLTNYLPAVKAYREKYGI comes from the coding sequence ATGAGCTCAAATAATTCAAATCAAGATAACTTTATTCGTTTTGCCTTGGAGGCAAAGGTTTTGTCCTTCGGTGAGTTTAAAACTAAAGCGGGAAGACTCTCTCCTTATTTTTTTAACGCCGGCGAATTTAATGACGGTGCTCGCTTGAGTGCCTTAGGACGTTATTACGCTAAAGCATTGCAAGCATCAGGTATTGAATTCGATATGCTTTATGGTCCAGCTTATAAAGGCATCACGCTTGCAGCAGCTACCGCTATAGCTTTAGCTGATAACGGGGGTAACGTACCTTATGCTTACAACCGCAAAACAGCTAAAGATCATGGTGAAGGTGGGGTGCTGGTTGGGGCCCCTGTTAAAGGCAGAGTAGTCATTGTGGATGATGTGATCTCAGCGGGCACATCTGTAAGAGTGTCGGTTGACCTAATTCGTAATGCCGGTGCAGAGCCCGCAGCGGTGCTTATTGCCTTAGATCGTATGGAGCGCTCAGGTAATGCGGTGGAGATTGGGGATAAATCTGCTGTACAGGCCGTAGAGCAAGAGTTTGGGTTGCCAGTCATTGCAATTGCAAATCTGGCCAGCTTGATGTCTTTTTTAACCTCTTCCAGTGATTTGCAGCTAACAAATTATTTACCAGCAGTAAAAGCCTACCGCGAGAAATACGGAATTTAA
- a CDS encoding exodeoxyribonuclease III, producing MLRIISANLNGIRSAVKKGFLPWATQQQADFICMQELKAQRDDLEAAILNPEGLQAFFHHAEKKGYSGCGVYTPHNPDEVLYGYGNEEFDAEGRYVEARFKDLSVISVYMPSGSSSPERQEAKYRYLDSFLPHLISLKKSGREIVLCGDVNIAHQEIDLKNWKGNLKNSGFLPEERAWLTKLFGKVGYVDVYRQLEPNATETCYTWWSNRGQAYANNLGWRIDYHITTPGIAATAKKTAVYKDEKFSDHAPLTVDYDWKI from the coding sequence ATGTTACGCATCATTTCCGCGAACCTCAACGGTATCCGTTCAGCAGTCAAAAAGGGCTTTTTGCCTTGGGCCACCCAGCAACAGGCAGACTTCATTTGCATGCAAGAGCTCAAAGCTCAACGCGATGATCTAGAAGCTGCCATTCTCAATCCAGAAGGTTTGCAAGCTTTTTTCCACCACGCCGAGAAAAAGGGCTACAGCGGCTGTGGTGTTTACACGCCCCACAATCCAGATGAAGTTCTTTATGGATATGGCAACGAAGAGTTTGATGCCGAAGGGCGGTATGTAGAGGCACGCTTTAAAGATCTTTCTGTCATTTCGGTTTATATGCCATCAGGCTCGAGCTCACCTGAAAGGCAAGAGGCAAAATACCGCTATCTTGATAGCTTCCTACCTCATCTCATATCTCTCAAAAAGTCGGGTCGTGAAATAGTCCTATGTGGTGACGTCAATATTGCCCATCAAGAAATTGATCTCAAAAACTGGAAAGGCAATCTCAAAAACTCTGGCTTTCTGCCAGAAGAGCGCGCATGGCTTACCAAGCTTTTTGGAAAAGTTGGCTATGTAGACGTTTATCGTCAATTAGAGCCTAATGCAACTGAAACTTGTTATACCTGGTGGAGTAATCGTGGTCAGGCTTACGCAAATAATCTTGGCTGGCGGATTGACTATCACATCACTACACCGGGCATCGCAGCGACCGCTAAAAAAACTGCTGTGTACAAAGATGAGAAATTCTCAGATCATGCACCACTAACCGTGGATTACGACTGGAAAATCTAG